One Cynocephalus volans isolate mCynVol1 chromosome 5, mCynVol1.pri, whole genome shotgun sequence DNA window includes the following coding sequences:
- the LOC134378006 gene encoding class I histocompatibility antigen, Gogo-C*0203 alpha chain-like isoform X2, protein MAPRTLLLLLSGALVLTETRAGSHSLRYFYTAVSRPGRGEPRFIAVGYVDDKQFVRFDSDAANQTAEARAPWVEQEGPEYWERETLRARDTAKNFRVNLRTLRGYYNQSKAGSHTLQSMYGCDLRPDGRLLRGYLQFAYDGADYISLNEDLRSWTAADAAARISQRKAEATGEAEQHRAYLEGTCVEWLRRHLETRKETLQRADPPKTHITHHPISDHAAILRCWALGFYPVEITLTWQRDGEDQTQDTEFVETRPAGDGTFQKWAAVVVPSGKEQRYTCHVQHEGLPKPLTLRWEPPPQPTMLIGGIVAGLVLLGATVAGVVMWRKKSSGGKGWPYSQADCKYRGGRVTPETHGTM, encoded by the exons ATGGCGCCCCGAAccctcctcctgctgctctcGGGGGCCCTGGTCCTGACCGAGACCCGGGCGG GCTCCCACTCCCTGCGGTATTTCTACACCGCCGTGTCCCGGCCCGGCCGCGGGGAGCCCCGCTTCATCGCCGTCGGCTACGTGGACGACAAGCAGTTCGTGCGGTTCGACAGCGACGCCGCAAATCAGACGGCTGAGGCGCGGGCGCCGTGGGTGGAGCAGGAGGGGCCGGAGTACTGGGAGCGGGAGACACTGAGAGCCAGGGACACCGCAAAGAATTTCCGAGTGAATCTGCGGACACTGCGCGGCTACTACAACCAGAGCAAGGCCG GGTCTCACACTCTCCAGTCCATGTACGGCTGCGACTTGAGGCCAGACGGGCGCCTCCTCCGCGGGTATCTTCAGTTCGCCTACGACGGCGCCGATTACATCTCCCTGAACGAGGACCTGCGCTCCTGGACCGCGGCGGACGCGGCGGCTCGGATCTCCCAGCGCAAAGCAGAAGCAACCGGTGAGGCGGAGCAGCACAGGGCCTACCTGGAGGGCACGTGCGTGGAGTGGCTCCGCAGACACCTGGAGACCCGGAAGGAGACGCTGCAGCGCGCAG ATCCCCCAAAGACACACATAACCCACCACCCAATCTCAGACCATGCGGCCATCCTGAGGTGCTGGGCCCTGGGCTTCTACCCTGTGGAAATCACACTGACCTGGCAGAGAGATGGGGAGGACCAGACCCAGGACACGGAGTTTGTGGAGACCAGGCCTGCAGGGGATGGAACCTTCCAGAAATGGGCAGCTGTGGTGGTACCTTCTGGAAAGGAGCAGAGATACACGTGCCATGTGCAGCATGAGGGGCTGCCCAAGCCCCTCACCCTGAGATGGG aGCCGCCACCTCAGCCCACCATGCTTATTGGGGGAATCGTTGCTGGCCTGGTTCTCCTTGGAGCTACAGTTGCAGGTGTTGTGATGTGGAGGAAGAAGAGCTCAG GTGGAAAAGGATGGCCCTACTCTCAGGCTGACTGTAAGTACAGGGGGGGGCGGGTAACCCCTGAGACTCATGGGACAATGTAG
- the LOC134378006 gene encoding class I histocompatibility antigen, Gogo-OKO alpha chain-like isoform X1 — protein sequence MAPRTLLLLLSGALVLTETRAGSHSLRYFYTAVSRPGRGEPRFIAVGYVDDKQFVRFDSDAANQTAEARAPWVEQEGPEYWERETLRARDTAKNFRVNLRTLRGYYNQSKAGSHTLQSMYGCDLRPDGRLLRGYLQFAYDGADYISLNEDLRSWTAADAAARISQRKAEATGEAEQHRAYLEGTCVEWLRRHLETRKETLQRADPPKTHITHHPISDHAAILRCWALGFYPVEITLTWQRDGEDQTQDTEFVETRPAGDGTFQKWAAVVVPSGKEQRYTCHVQHEGLPKPLTLRWEPPPQPTMLIGGIVAGLVLLGATVAGVVMWRKKSSGGKGWPYSQADSSECTGHSYIGSKPAAGALLRSQCHTLPSAPRARPMIIFFIAQNARFVQALPPPLL from the exons ATGGCGCCCCGAAccctcctcctgctgctctcGGGGGCCCTGGTCCTGACCGAGACCCGGGCGG GCTCCCACTCCCTGCGGTATTTCTACACCGCCGTGTCCCGGCCCGGCCGCGGGGAGCCCCGCTTCATCGCCGTCGGCTACGTGGACGACAAGCAGTTCGTGCGGTTCGACAGCGACGCCGCAAATCAGACGGCTGAGGCGCGGGCGCCGTGGGTGGAGCAGGAGGGGCCGGAGTACTGGGAGCGGGAGACACTGAGAGCCAGGGACACCGCAAAGAATTTCCGAGTGAATCTGCGGACACTGCGCGGCTACTACAACCAGAGCAAGGCCG GGTCTCACACTCTCCAGTCCATGTACGGCTGCGACTTGAGGCCAGACGGGCGCCTCCTCCGCGGGTATCTTCAGTTCGCCTACGACGGCGCCGATTACATCTCCCTGAACGAGGACCTGCGCTCCTGGACCGCGGCGGACGCGGCGGCTCGGATCTCCCAGCGCAAAGCAGAAGCAACCGGTGAGGCGGAGCAGCACAGGGCCTACCTGGAGGGCACGTGCGTGGAGTGGCTCCGCAGACACCTGGAGACCCGGAAGGAGACGCTGCAGCGCGCAG ATCCCCCAAAGACACACATAACCCACCACCCAATCTCAGACCATGCGGCCATCCTGAGGTGCTGGGCCCTGGGCTTCTACCCTGTGGAAATCACACTGACCTGGCAGAGAGATGGGGAGGACCAGACCCAGGACACGGAGTTTGTGGAGACCAGGCCTGCAGGGGATGGAACCTTCCAGAAATGGGCAGCTGTGGTGGTACCTTCTGGAAAGGAGCAGAGATACACGTGCCATGTGCAGCATGAGGGGCTGCCCAAGCCCCTCACCCTGAGATGGG aGCCGCCACCTCAGCCCACCATGCTTATTGGGGGAATCGTTGCTGGCCTGGTTCTCCTTGGAGCTACAGTTGCAGGTGTTGTGATGTGGAGGAAGAAGAGCTCAG GTGGAAAAGGATGGCCCTACTCTCAGGCTGACT ccagtgagtgcaccggccattcctatataggatccaaacccgcggcaggagcgttgctgcgctcccagtgccacactctcccaagtgcgccacgggctcggcccatgattattttctttatagcacaAAATGCAAGATTTGTCCAAGCTCTACCACCACCACTACTGTGA
- the LOC134378006 gene encoding class I histocompatibility antigen, Gogo-OKO alpha chain-like isoform X3, with protein sequence MAPRTLLLLLSGALVLTETRAGSHSLRYFYTAVSRPGRGEPRFIAVGYVDDKQFVRFDSDAANQTAEARAPWVEQEGPEYWERETLRARDTAKNFRVNLRTLRGYYNQSKAGSHTLQSMYGCDLRPDGRLLRGYLQFAYDGADYISLNEDLRSWTAADAAARISQRKAEATGEAEQHRAYLEGTCVEWLRRHLETRKETLQRADPPKTHITHHPISDHAAILRCWALGFYPVEITLTWQRDGEDQTQDTEFVETRPAGDGTFQKWAAVVVPSGKEQRYTCHVQHEGLPKPLTLRWEPPPQPTMLIGGIVAGLVLLGATVAGVVMWRKKSSGGKGWPYSQADYTESTQSSDKSLCS encoded by the exons ATGGCGCCCCGAAccctcctcctgctgctctcGGGGGCCCTGGTCCTGACCGAGACCCGGGCGG GCTCCCACTCCCTGCGGTATTTCTACACCGCCGTGTCCCGGCCCGGCCGCGGGGAGCCCCGCTTCATCGCCGTCGGCTACGTGGACGACAAGCAGTTCGTGCGGTTCGACAGCGACGCCGCAAATCAGACGGCTGAGGCGCGGGCGCCGTGGGTGGAGCAGGAGGGGCCGGAGTACTGGGAGCGGGAGACACTGAGAGCCAGGGACACCGCAAAGAATTTCCGAGTGAATCTGCGGACACTGCGCGGCTACTACAACCAGAGCAAGGCCG GGTCTCACACTCTCCAGTCCATGTACGGCTGCGACTTGAGGCCAGACGGGCGCCTCCTCCGCGGGTATCTTCAGTTCGCCTACGACGGCGCCGATTACATCTCCCTGAACGAGGACCTGCGCTCCTGGACCGCGGCGGACGCGGCGGCTCGGATCTCCCAGCGCAAAGCAGAAGCAACCGGTGAGGCGGAGCAGCACAGGGCCTACCTGGAGGGCACGTGCGTGGAGTGGCTCCGCAGACACCTGGAGACCCGGAAGGAGACGCTGCAGCGCGCAG ATCCCCCAAAGACACACATAACCCACCACCCAATCTCAGACCATGCGGCCATCCTGAGGTGCTGGGCCCTGGGCTTCTACCCTGTGGAAATCACACTGACCTGGCAGAGAGATGGGGAGGACCAGACCCAGGACACGGAGTTTGTGGAGACCAGGCCTGCAGGGGATGGAACCTTCCAGAAATGGGCAGCTGTGGTGGTACCTTCTGGAAAGGAGCAGAGATACACGTGCCATGTGCAGCATGAGGGGCTGCCCAAGCCCCTCACCCTGAGATGGG aGCCGCCACCTCAGCCCACCATGCTTATTGGGGGAATCGTTGCTGGCCTGGTTCTCCTTGGAGCTACAGTTGCAGGTGTTGTGATGTGGAGGAAGAAGAGCTCAG GTGGAAAAGGATGGCCCTACTCTCAGGCTGACT ACACAGAAAGTACTCAGAGCAGTGATAAGTCTCTTTGTTCCTAA